ACCCGCACTCGTCGACGCGGTGAGGGAGCTGGCACCGAACGGCGTGCAGGCAGTCTTCGACCACGTCGGCGGCCGCGGGCTCGACGACAGCTGGGCGATGCTCGCCGACGACGGCACGCTGGTCTCCTTCGACTCCTCCGTCGCCGGCTACCTGCCCGGCCAGTGGTTCCGGCCGCATGTTCCGGCGCTGCGCCGCACCGTCGTGCGGTTCTTCGCCCGGCTCCTCCGGCTCACCCGACGCCGGCAGACCATGTACTACGTCAAGCCGGGACCGGACTTCCACACCGATCTCGCCGCCCTGTACCGGCTGGTGGACGAGGGCGTCCTGCAGCCGCGGATCGCCGGGCGGCACGCCCTGGACGGCGCGGGCGGCGCCGTACGCGCGCTGCTGGAGGGCAGCACCGTCGGCAAGCACGTCCTGATCCCCTGACCGCCCCTTCGACTGCTCACCCGAACCCAACTTCCTTACGAAGACGAGGTAGCCAGCATGCCCGCAACCCTGACCGAGAAGCCCGTCGACGGATCCACCGCCCCGGACCGCAGCATCCAGGAGCGCAACAAGGAGCTCGCCCTGTCCATGGTCGCGGCCTGGAACCGCTGGGAGCTCGACGGCATCATCAAGCACTGGGCGCCGGACATCCAGCACTTCTCCGAGGACCGCCAGGTCGACTCACAGGCCATGGTCGGCGCGATGCAGGGCGGCCTCGCCGCCTTCCCCGACCTGCACCTCGACGTCAAGAGCATCCTGGCCGAGGACGACCGGGTCGCGCTGCGGCTCACCGTGACCGCCAGCCAGCAGGGCGAGTTCATGGGCAAGGCGCCGACCGGCCGCAAGGTCACCTGGTTCATGCTCGAAGAGCTCCGCTTCAACGACGCCGGTCAGGTCATCGAGCACTACGACATCTTCAACTACCTGCCGATGCTCAAGGAGCTCGAATTCGTCGCCTCGGACGTGCTGTGACCGCAGCCCTCACGGAGATAGCGGACGGGGTGCACGCCTACGAGCAGCCCGACGGCGGCTGGTGCCTGAACAACGCGGGGCTCGTCGTCGGCGCCGACGGGCAGAGCATGCTGGTCGACACCGTGGCGACCGAGCAGCGCGCCCGTCATCTGCGCGACGAAGTGCTGCGCCGCAACCCGCTTCCGCCGCGCACCGTGGTCAACACCCACTTCCACGGTGACCACACCTTCGGCAATCAGTTCTTCCCCGAAGCGCTGGTTGTCGCGCACGAGCGCACCCGCACCGAGATGTCGGCCGCCGGTCTCGGGCTGACCGGGCTCTGGCCCGGCGTGTGCTGGGGCGACCTCGAACTGACCCTGCCGCACATCACCTTCGGCGACCGGATGACGCTGTACGTAGGCGGGGTGCGTGCCGAGCTGGTGCACATCGGTCCCGCGGCGCACACCACCAACGACACCGTGGTGTGGCTGCCGGAGCAGCGGGTGCTGTTCACCGGGGATCTGGTGATGTCGGGTGCCATGCCGTTCTGCCTGATGGGGTCGGTCTCCGGGTCGGTACGGGCCATGGAGCGGCTGCGTGGCTTCGACGCCGTGACGGTCGTGCCGGGGCATGGTCCGGTCGGCGGCCCGGAGCTGATCGACAGCACCGAGGCGTACTTCCGGTGGCTGGGTGAGCTGGCCGCAGACGGCAGGGCCGCCGGGCTGACGCCGCTCGCACTCGCCCGCGAGCTGGCACCCGGCCCGTACGACGGGCTGCTCGACTCCGAGCGGCTCGTCCCCAACCTGCACCGCGCCTACGCGGAGCTGGACGGCGCGGCCCCGGGCGATCCGCTCGACGTCGGCGCGCTCTTCGGGGAGATGACGGAGTACCACGGCGGGCTGCCTGCCTGTCATGCCTGATCACGCCAGTGTGGCCCCTCGCGATCCGGATCGCGAGGGGCCACACTGGCGCGTGCGTCAGACGTCGATGCCCTTCAGGTAGGTGGCGAAGGTCTGGAGCCCCGGGTGGTCCGCGCGCAGGGCGGCGATGTCCGCGCGGTAGCCGTGGTCCTGGAACCACTCGAACATCAGTGAGATCTCGGGGCCGTTGGGGATGTACGGGTTGGCCGCCACCGCGTCGAGCGGCAGTTC
This portion of the Streptomyces sp. NBC_01750 genome encodes:
- a CDS encoding ester cyclase; amino-acid sequence: MPATLTEKPVDGSTAPDRSIQERNKELALSMVAAWNRWELDGIIKHWAPDIQHFSEDRQVDSQAMVGAMQGGLAAFPDLHLDVKSILAEDDRVALRLTVTASQQGEFMGKAPTGRKVTWFMLEELRFNDAGQVIEHYDIFNYLPMLKELEFVASDVL
- a CDS encoding MBL fold metallo-hydrolase, giving the protein MTAALTEIADGVHAYEQPDGGWCLNNAGLVVGADGQSMLVDTVATEQRARHLRDEVLRRNPLPPRTVVNTHFHGDHTFGNQFFPEALVVAHERTRTEMSAAGLGLTGLWPGVCWGDLELTLPHITFGDRMTLYVGGVRAELVHIGPAAHTTNDTVVWLPEQRVLFTGDLVMSGAMPFCLMGSVSGSVRAMERLRGFDAVTVVPGHGPVGGPELIDSTEAYFRWLGELAADGRAAGLTPLALARELAPGPYDGLLDSERLVPNLHRAYAELDGAAPGDPLDVGALFGEMTEYHGGLPACHA